One genomic window of Aptenodytes patagonicus chromosome 3, bAptPat1.pri.cur, whole genome shotgun sequence includes the following:
- the FUCA2 gene encoding plasma alpha-L-fucosidase, whose amino-acid sequence MSGPPGRAALLLLLGLPGLLPARPPTGGGRPRYEPSWDSLDARPLPAWFDEAKFGIFIHWGVFSVPSFGSEWFWWYWQKEKREPYVKFMEANYPPGFSYEDFGPLFTAEFFDPNQWADILKASGAKYVVLTSKHHEGFTLWGSKYSWNWNAVDVGPKRDLVAELATSVRSRTDLHFGLYHSLFEWFNPLFLEDATNVFKTKKFPTSKSLPELYEIVTKYQPEIIWSDGNGNAPDTYWNSTGFLAWLYNDSPVRDTVVTNDRWGVGSTCTHGGFYTCRDRYNPGHLLPHKWENCMTIDKRSWGYRRNAQLDDYLTTEDLVKQLVETVSCGGNLLMNIGPTHDGRIAVIFEERLRQMGAWLQVNGEAIYGTKPWRAQNDTVTPEVWYTFSPKEGKVNAIFLNWPVSGTLELGEPQAKLGETQVKLIGYKELLKWVALGEKGMAIALPQLTPKQLPCQWGWTLQLTDIN is encoded by the exons aTGTCGGGCCCGCCCGGTCGcgccgcgctgctgctgctgctggggctgcccggGCTCCTGCCGGCGCGGCCGCCgaccggcggcgggcggccccgctaCGAGCCCTCCTGGGACTCGCTGGAcgcccggccgctgcccgcctGGTTTGACGAGGCGAAGTTTGGCATCTTCATCCACTGGGGCGTGTTCTCGGTGCCCAGCTTCGGCAGCGAGTGGTTCTG GTGGTACtggcagaaggaaaagagagagccCTACGTGAAATTTATGGAGGCAAATTACCCACCTGGGTTTAGTTATGAAGATTTTGGGCCACTGTTTACAGCAGAATTCTTTGATCCCAACCAGTGGGCAGATATTTTGAAGGCTTCAGGTGCAAAATACGTTGTCTTAACTTCAAAACATCATGAAG GCTTTACTTTGTGGGGGTCCAAATATTCTTGGAACTGGAATGCTGTTGATGTGGGACCAAAACGAGATCTTGTGGCTGAACTAGCAACATCTGTTAGAAGCAGGACTGACTTGCATTTTGGGTTATATCACTCCCTGTTCGAATGGTTTAATCCCCTCTTCCTTGAGGATGCCACCAACGTCTTTAAGACAAAAAAGTTTCCAACCAGTAAATCATTACCAGAACTCTATGAAATTGTGACCAAGTACCAACCAGAAATAATTTGGTCTGATGGGAATGGAAATGCACCAGATACTTACTGGAACAGCACTGGTTTCTTGGCTTGGCTGTATAATGATAG TCCCGTCCGGGACACAGTAGTGACCAATGACCGCTGGGGAGTTGGCAGCACCTGTACACATGGTGGCTTCTACACTTGTAGAGACCGGTATAACCCCGGCCACCTCCTGCCTCACAAGTGGGAGAACTGTATGACTATTGACAAGAGGTCATGGGGGTACAGGAGGAACGCACAACTCGACGATTACCTCACAACCGAGGACTTGGTGAAG CAACTTGTAGAAACAGTGTCTTGTGGAGGAAATCTCTTGATGAATATCGGGCCCACTCACGATGGTCGCATCGCTGTTATATTTGAGGAACGCCTGAGGCAGATGGGTGCCTGGCTGCAAGTCAACGGAGAAGCCATCTATGGAACGAAACCGTGGAGAGCGCAGAACGACACGGTCACACCAGAAGTGTG GTACACTTTCAGCCCTAAAGAAGGCAAAGTCAATGCTATCTTCCTTAACTGGCCAGTCTCTGGGACTCTGGAACTTGGTGAGCCACAGGCTAAGCTTGGAGAAACACAG GTGAAGCTGATTGGCTACAAGGAACTGCTGAAATGGGTTGCACTGGGAGAAAAGGGAATGGCGATAGCTCTACCTCAATTAACTCCTAAGCAATTGCCATGTCAGTGGGGCTGGACTTTGCAACTGACCGACATAAACTGA